Within the Leptospira ryugenii genome, the region ACTCAGATACAGCCGATTTTTGAGCTGGGGTGGAAGCTTGTTCAATTACAGCAGATTCCAAAAGCTCGAATCTTTCATTTGTATCAAGGGCATACAGATTGGCAGTGCTCAATCCTAGGCCTAAGAACCCGATCGCGATTTTTTTTGTTAGTTTCATGGTTTTGACTCCTCTCTAGAGTTTGGGAACCTTTTGAGATCCCCTCTTTGTTTATGCTTAGATTAGACAATGGCATGGATTAATTTCAATCCAAAAAAACAAAAAAACAGAACCAAATGCGCTAAATCCGACTGAATTTAGAAAAAAATGCAAAATATTTAGCAATTCTTGATTAATTTTAATCATTTGGGACATAAAAAAAGCCTTTCCCCAAATATTGAGAGAAGGCTCCTTCTAATTGTAGGCGGTGGGTCTTAGTATTTGGTCTTCGAGTAGCTCATCTTTTTATTTAGGATGATCTCTACCTTCGTTACTTCACCTGATTTTACAATAATTTCCGCGTTCTCCAATTTCAAATCTTCCATAAAACTGGCTCTGATTTCATACTTGCCCGGTTTTAAATTGGTAAACCAAAAGTAACCGTCTTTATCTGTCGTGACCTTTGTGATTTGGTTTGTGGAAACAATGGTTGGCATGTAGATTTGGTGTTTTTCGATCGGGTTGTCTAGAGTTTTGTAGAAAACCCGTCCCTGGATCGCTCCAAATCCATCCATAGATTCGTTGATATCTACAGTGGTTGTCTGCTTGGCAATGACTGCGGCAGCCGTTTTGAACACGGGGTAATTGTCAGCCCGAACTTCAATCTGGTGCACACCTGCAGGAAGTTTATCGATCTTGATTTGGTAAACTTCACCTGGGATGAGTTTGCCCATCCGAGTCGTTGCCCCCCAAATGGAAGATTTTTCCGTCGAGATGACGGATACGTATTCCTCGCCATCGACTAAGACTTTGATCTTTCTGATCTGGTCTTCCGGGATCGAAGACTTCAACTTGCCTTGTTTATTCAATAAGTCGTATGGAGATTTATTCGTAGAACCTGCATAGGATTTGTCTTTGATGATAGAGGTTTTGATGAGCAAATCACCGGTTGTGATCGAAGGCGGCGCTGGCGGTTCTACGTTTACTATGGGAGGAATGACAACGGTACTTGTGTTTTCAACCACAGTTTGTGGCTCCTCCGTGGGAGTAGTGACCACAACCGCATCAGTGTTATTCGGAATGACGGGAACCACAGTAGGATTGTTGGGTGTAGGTGTTACATTCACAGGTTGGTTGATCACAGTGTTTGCAGGAGGCTGTGGAGGTTCTTGGGGTTTTGGGGAGCCTACCAATAAAATACCCGCAGCATTGCCCGAGATTTGCGGGGTTTGTTCATGATTAAACTTTTTTGCCATCTTCACCGTTTCCTCTTTGGCGACAAAAAAGGCTTCGAGAGCGGTGACCACCTTATCATTGTTTAGGTCCGCTTTTTCAAAGGAATTCCCGAGATTGTACGTGAAGATTCCATGGTTAATAGAACCTCCAACTTCAATAGACGTTTGGTCATCGTCAGAGGAAGAGATGATGGCTTTGTCTTGGAAAAAGTAATCATCTGCATTCTGCAAAACAACTCCGTCATTGCCTTGGGCAATGGGTACTTCGGCCGCACCACGAGTGTTCTTTCCTTTTTTTGCTATCCCGCCGGAATAGCAACAGTCCATTACCATAACTGTTTTTGGGCTTTTGATATCAGATAAAAATTCGTTTAGCTCTTCATCAGAGATATGGGGCCTATCAAAACAAATCAGATAATTGCGCATTCCATTCTTTGCTTTGGCATCTTTCATGTACATTCCGTGGCCGGAGAAGTAGATAAAGACGGAATCGTTTTTGCCAGCCTTGGAACCGATCTGTTTGATGGCATTCTTTACATTGTCTCGAGTCACCATAGAACCAAGCAGAACTTTCATTTCCTTGAAGTTCCCATTTTTTTGCATTTTTTCTTTCAAAAAATTTGCATCAGCTTCACAGAGATTGAGCTCGGGGATTTTTGCCGTGTTGCCTTTGTAATTTGTGCCAATAAATAAACCATATCGATCTTGGGCGGATAGGGAAAAAGAAAACAAGTAACAGACAAGCGCAAGAAGGAGGGATCTGTGGAATACAAACATGTAGAACTTTCCTCTCATGTAAAATTTGAACTTAAATCTTCGAGGATCAGAAAAGAAAATCAATTTGAATTTTGATGTTTTTTCAAAAAAGAAAATACTTGGGGCAGTACATTCTTTTGGAATTCCTGATTGACTCTTGTTTCTCCACGGCAGTCGTAGTGGATCAAATCAACAAACAGATCAATGGGATATTCTGAGCTTGGAAAAAAGAATAATCCAGAATCAGGGTGGGAGCGAAAGAATTCTAGGAGCTTTTGTTTGCGTGCTTGTACTTCTGGTGCCCTTTCTTTTTGGTCAATCCATGGCAAATAGACAAAACCAAAATGTATGCCTTGCTCTTTGCTAAATTGAATCAAGTCTTCCATAACTTGGAAATTGACCGGTTCCCAGGTAGCTGGGTCCTTAGAGTAGGTTTCCAATTTCATCTCTTCTTTATATTTCGCTCTTGCAAACTGGACTAGTTCAGGTTTGACACGATTGGAGATATTGTATTTGCCATGATGCCTTGTGATCTGATCTTCAATGATATGATTGTCTTCTCGTTGGGAGTGTGAAGGTAGGCAGATCCCTGCTTCTATGTTGGCACATGCCTCACAAAACTTTGATCGATCGGTATAGTCTTTTGATAGTTTCCAGTTTTCCAAACTTAAGGCATTTCGAATAGCACCATGGAATCTATAGGTTTCGTATAACAGTGGGATTGCTTTGGAAATGATAAAAATCCTTTCTACTCCGTCATACTGTTCCCAAAGTTCCGATATGCTAAACTGATGCAGGTATCTATGCCCAAAAAATTCCCATAAAATCTGGTCGAAATTATCTTGTTTGCCACTGTATTGGATGATTTTTTCGCTTTCTTTTGACCGAAAAAGATTTTTTTCCCAGCCTTCATTCCATCTCCTCTGGATATATTCCGATAAACTTTCGTTTTGTGAAACATGTTTTCCAGTAGGGTCGTAAAGAGGAGCCCCATAACCTGCAGAGTACAATTTCGGAGAGGCAGCGAAAAGAACCATTTTGGGTTTTTTGTTACCTGATCGTAGGTACTTTTCTATGAAGAATCTATAATACTTTGGTCCCATCGCAGGTAGGCTATGGTTGTACACGCTGTACTCAGAATCATTTTGTTTCTGATAGCCTGCAAGTGCCATGGACCTCGAATCACCAATGATGAGAATATCCGCATCACCCCTACCCGACTCAACGTATTGTTTTTTTAAGTTAACAAAGAAAATCTCAGGTTGTTCGAGGTAATGTGTGTCAACTATCCTTACAACAATTTCTAGAATCGAAAAAAGGACAAAAACAAGGAGAATACCCTTAAATTTAGAAAGCAAAGTAAATCACCTCCTTCCCGAAAATACCTTTCACTATGATAAGAAAAAAGAGGAGAGAGAAGATTAATCCTTGGACTATGTAATGGTTTTGATAAAACCAATAGCGATCCTTTTTGAAATATGTGATCCCATCTAGAATGAACAGAGGTAATGTGATCTTTACCATCTCTTCTAACAAAAGAGAAGCTTGTTTGATCCCATTGCCTGGCTGTATCTGCCAATCCCATACAAAAAGTACTTTTTGAAAGTAAATCCCCATCATACTCGCATCATAACTCCGGAAGGCAACTCCACTAACAGAAACCAAAACGTAAATGAGAAGTCTCGAAGCGGTGCCCGTAAATAGAGTCTTCCAGGAAAAGGATGGCGATGGATTTGTTTCCTGTTTTTCCTTTGGGGCAAGAAATGCTAAATAGATGACAGTATAAACACCTTGCATTGTCCCCCATGTGACAAAGGTCCAATTGGCCCCATGCCAAAAACCAGACACAACAAAGATCAAAAATAAATTTCTTAGCTGTTTTAACTTTCCAAATTTGCTTCCACCTAAGGCAAAGTAGATATAATCTCGAAACCATCGATTTAAGGTAACATGCCATCGATTCCAAAATTCGATCGGGTTTCTAGAAAACTCTGGAGTTTCAAAGTTTACGGTTAAATTCACACCTAATAAACGTGATGTTCCGAGTGCAATGAACGAGTAGCCTGCAAAATCACAATATACCTGCATGAGTAAGCCCAAACAGGCTACAAAGATTTGGCTTCCATCTACGTTTAAGATAATCTCAGGGTTTGCCAGATAGAGGCTTTTGCCACCCAAGAAGACTTGGTCTATATAGATAGCCAAGTTGTCGGCCACATACACCTTCATAAAGTAACCGAGAAGGATGTCCCAGAAGGCGAGCCGAACAGAGTCCAAACTAGGAAATTTAGGTTTTTTCAACTGAGGGAGGAGATCGGAGGCTCGTTCTATCGGACCTGCCACCAATTGTGGGAAGTAATTCACAAAAAGAGCAAAATCAAAAAAATCATGCTCTGCCTTCATCTGGCCTTTATAAACATCAATCGTATAGGACATTGTTTGAAAGGTATAAAAACTGATACCAACAGGTAAAATGATGTTGGAAATTGTGAATACTGAGCCTGGTGAAAGCGCCTCACCACCTAACGAAAGTATAATCTTATTGAATGAAAACAAAAAACTATCAACAAAGAAGTCAAAGTACTTCATTGTGAATAACATACCTAAGTTTCCGAAGATGGAAATACCTAGAAAGAGTCTTCTACGAGATTGGGATTGGCTTTTTTCTATACCAATT harbors:
- a CDS encoding caspase family protein — protein: MFVFHRSLLLALVCYLFSFSLSAQDRYGLFIGTNYKGNTAKIPELNLCEADANFLKEKMQKNGNFKEMKVLLGSMVTRDNVKNAIKQIGSKAGKNDSVFIYFSGHGMYMKDAKAKNGMRNYLICFDRPHISDEELNEFLSDIKSPKTVMVMDCCYSGGIAKKGKNTRGAAEVPIAQGNDGVVLQNADDYFFQDKAIISSSDDDQTSIEVGGSINHGIFTYNLGNSFEKADLNNDKVVTALEAFFVAKEETVKMAKKFNHEQTPQISGNAAGILLVGSPKPQEPPQPPANTVINQPVNVTPTPNNPTVVPVIPNNTDAVVVTTPTEEPQTVVENTSTVVIPPIVNVEPPAPPSITTGDLLIKTSIIKDKSYAGSTNKSPYDLLNKQGKLKSSIPEDQIRKIKVLVDGEEYVSVISTEKSSIWGATTRMGKLIPGEVYQIKIDKLPAGVHQIEVRADNYPVFKTAAAVIAKQTTTVDINESMDGFGAIQGRVFYKTLDNPIEKHQIYMPTIVSTNQITKVTTDKDGYFWFTNLKPGKYEIRASFMEDLKLENAEIIVKSGEVTKVEIILNKKMSYSKTKY
- a CDS encoding DUF1574 domain-containing protein: MLSKFKGILLVFVLFSILEIVVRIVDTHYLEQPEIFFVNLKKQYVESGRGDADILIIGDSRSMALAGYQKQNDSEYSVYNHSLPAMGPKYYRFFIEKYLRSGNKKPKMVLFAASPKLYSAGYGAPLYDPTGKHVSQNESLSEYIQRRWNEGWEKNLFRSKESEKIIQYSGKQDNFDQILWEFFGHRYLHQFSISELWEQYDGVERIFIISKAIPLLYETYRFHGAIRNALSLENWKLSKDYTDRSKFCEACANIEAGICLPSHSQREDNHIIEDQITRHHGKYNISNRVKPELVQFARAKYKEEMKLETYSKDPATWEPVNFQVMEDLIQFSKEQGIHFGFVYLPWIDQKERAPEVQARKQKLLEFFRSHPDSGLFFFPSSEYPIDLFVDLIHYDCRGETRVNQEFQKNVLPQVFSFLKKHQNSN
- a CDS encoding MBOAT family O-acyltransferase, which encodes MLFNTFVFLVFFLLVYGIFLILGMWAKDKPWALRLQNLWLLAASYFFYGWWEWFFLSLIIISTFIDYFCAIGIEKSQSQSRRRLFLGISIFGNLGMLFTMKYFDFFVDSFLFSFNKIILSLGGEALSPGSVFTISNIILPVGISFYTFQTMSYTIDVYKGQMKAEHDFFDFALFVNYFPQLVAGPIERASDLLPQLKKPKFPSLDSVRLAFWDILLGYFMKVYVADNLAIYIDQVFLGGKSLYLANPEIILNVDGSQIFVACLGLLMQVYCDFAGYSFIALGTSRLLGVNLTVNFETPEFSRNPIEFWNRWHVTLNRWFRDYIYFALGGSKFGKLKQLRNLFLIFVVSGFWHGANWTFVTWGTMQGVYTVIYLAFLAPKEKQETNPSPSFSWKTLFTGTASRLLIYVLVSVSGVAFRSYDASMMGIYFQKVLFVWDWQIQPGNGIKQASLLLEEMVKITLPLFILDGITYFKKDRYWFYQNHYIVQGLIFSLLFFLIIVKGIFGKEVIYFAF